The sequence CGATCTGCGAAACCATTTTAATATTATAATTGGCTTTTCAGAGAACCTTCTCCATGGTTTTAAAACGATGAACCAGCTAAAACTGCAGCATCATATTTCAAATATTTACAAATCATCGGTTCTTGCCGACGATCTTCTTGGTAACCTGCTGACATGGGCACGTTTACAACGCAATGCAGTCGTTTTTCAGCCCGAAATGATAAGAATTCCTGAAAAGATCAGGGGATTATTACGCTTTCATGAAGAGGCAGCACTTAAGAAAAATATTCTGATTGAAGTATTTGCCAGGGAAGAGATTGAAGCACGGATTGATGTAAATATGTTCTCAACTATTATGCGGAATTTGTTGGCCAACGCCATTAAATTTACGCATAAGGATGGTGAAATATCGGTACACATCATGCGCAAAAATGGTTTTTGTGTTGTAAAAGTTAAAGACAACGGAATAGGTATCTCGAAAGAAAATATTGAAACAATATTCTCACTTGATAATAGTGTTAGTAGTCGTGGTACAGGTGGTGAAAAAGGCACCGGACTGGGATTGGTACTGTGCAAAGAATTTGTTGAAAGACATGGCGGAAAAATAAGTGTGAGCAGTGAAGTTGGGAAAGGCAGCGAATTTATGTTTACTTTGCCTTTACATGATACGAACGAATAAAATCACAACTCTTTTATCGATTCTATTGCTGTTGTTTTCCTGCAAATCGCCAGCTGAGAAACAGCAATCAATTGCTGCTGAAATTCTAAAGAGTATCGAGGCTAAATATTTGTCGAATATAACTCAGGTATTATTAGTTTACAACAACCAGGCAAGCGATTTTCAGGCAACGCTTCTTGCATTTGAAAAAACAGATCAAGGCTGGAAACAGGTCTTTGATGAAATTCCGGCTGGAATTGGAGAACACGGTTTTGCCGTAAAGGATGAGAAAACGGAAGGCGATGGTAAGTCTCCCACCGGGATTTTTGCTCTCGGGCAAATGTTTACTTACCTCGATAGTGTTGATACTAAAATGCCTTATCGAAAAACTACGATTGCAGATAAATGGATTGATGATCCGGAGTCGGAAGACTATAACCGTTACGTGCAGGGTGAAACCGATGCAAAATCGTATGAAAATCTTTTGCTAAAAAGCGATGCTTACAAATATTGTATGGTTATCGGGTACAACACCAATCCGGTGGTTAAAGGTAAAGGAAGTGCTATTTTCTTTCACCTCAATAAAACCGGCTACGAATCCACTACCGGTTGTGTGGCAATTACCGAAGAAAATATGGTGCGGATATTAAAATGGCTCGATTCGAAAAGCAATCCGCACATAATCATGGGGAATTCGCGCGAATTGCTTTCAGAATTTAACCGATAATTTTACTTGCTAACATTGTATAGTCCTTCGCCGTCTTTTTCAAACTGGGCAATACTAATGTCGGTCATTGGGTGTTTTACCAACTGGAAAAGTAAATCGGGACTAATGGTTGCCGATTGTGCGCCCGCCATACTAACACGGTGAATTTGGTCAACGGTTTTAAAGCTGGCCGCCAAAACTTTTGTGGGCAGATTAAATTCTTTGGTATTTTTTACAATATCAGCAACCACCTCAATTCCGTGCGACGAAATGTTATCGAGGCGGCTAACATAAGGCGCTACAAAATCGGCACCTGCACGCGATGCAACCAAAGCCTGTTGTTGTGTAAAAATAGCAGTGGCCGTTACATTAATGCCGGCATCTTTTAACATGCGCATTGCTCTGTAACCTTCAATTGATACCGGAATTTTGGCATAAAAATTATCACCAAAATCAAAATAGGTTTTGTAGGTTTTGGCTTCGTTTACCATGTCTTCTGCAATGTTCGACATCACCTGAACGTGGATGGTTCCTTTGTCAACAATCTCAGCTATTTCATTTATGGCCTGAGAAAGTTTTAACTCCGATTGTTTCAGAATGGTTGGGTTGGTAGTTACGCCCTGCAAAGGGAAAAATTCGTACAATTGTTTTAATGCCTGAATGTCTGCGGTGTCTGCCAGATAAATCATCTTTCTTTTATTTTTTTGATTGTAATAAAGTCAAGCTGATTAGTCGTGGAATAGAAAGTGGTACAAAGATAATCATGATTTTACGGAGGGGTAATTTTACAAGTGATTTGGCACATTTGTTAACATGAATTTTTTTCATGAGAAATATTCTTCTCTATTTATCGTTTTCAAATCCAGAAACTTTTAACTTTTTTTGTAGCATGTTATTGAGAAGAGGGGTAATTTTTGTTTTATATATTTTGCTGGCAGTAAATGTCTTTGGACAAAATCGAAATCCAGGGATTCTGGAGGTGCCAGATGTTACAAGAACACTGGAGTTGGATGGCTACAAAGCAAAGCTGAATAGTTTCCCGGAAGAAGCACTTGACGGGTATTTTAGTCAGTTTCTGGTACCTGGTAACGATGGGTACATTATCAGTCGTTTTGGCCCGCGATCGGGGCGTATGCATTACGGAACCGATATTAAAATGTTTAAAGGCGATACGGTTGTAGCATCGCAAAGTGGTGTTATTGCACGTTCGAATTGGGGATATGGTTTCGGAAACCTTATCATTGTTCAGCAC comes from uncultured Draconibacterium sp. and encodes:
- a CDS encoding L,D-transpeptidase family protein encodes the protein MIRTNKITTLLSILLLLFSCKSPAEKQQSIAAEILKSIEAKYLSNITQVLLVYNNQASDFQATLLAFEKTDQGWKQVFDEIPAGIGEHGFAVKDEKTEGDGKSPTGIFALGQMFTYLDSVDTKMPYRKTTIADKWIDDPESEDYNRYVQGETDAKSYENLLLKSDAYKYCMVIGYNTNPVVKGKGSAIFFHLNKTGYESTTGCVAITEENMVRILKWLDSKSNPHIIMGNSRELLSEFNR
- a CDS encoding transaldolase family protein, giving the protein MIYLADTADIQALKQLYEFFPLQGVTTNPTILKQSELKLSQAINEIAEIVDKGTIHVQVMSNIAEDMVNEAKTYKTYFDFGDNFYAKIPVSIEGYRAMRMLKDAGINVTATAIFTQQQALVASRAGADFVAPYVSRLDNISSHGIEVVADIVKNTKEFNLPTKVLAASFKTVDQIHRVSMAGAQSATISPDLLFQLVKHPMTDISIAQFEKDGEGLYNVSK